In Streptomyces sp. NBC_00878, a single window of DNA contains:
- a CDS encoding DUF234 domain-containing protein yields MTGFVGRKSELAALDRHLAWIRDGRGDQRGRALLLRGRRRVGKSRLVDLFCERAGVPYVVHQATRGEDAQRERARFLGEVRHSSLPETALLAGVTTVADWDTALRQLAAVLPDDSPSIVVLDELPWMLEGDPVLEGTLQTVWDRVLSRKPVLLVLIGSDLAMMEQLSAYGRPFHQRGVEMVLSALSPYEVMAMTGLPAADAFDAHLITGGLPLICQEWRDGESRGDFLARALDDPTSPLLVSGERVLAAEFPTALQARHVLSVIGSGERTFGTIAAKAGSADRPLPPGSLNPALRTLTDKRLVAVDTPLSVRPGDRDRRYRVADPYLRFWLAFLERGISEVERGRGRLVAEAVERGWTSWRGRAIEPVVRESLARLLPDETWPEVREVGGWWPRTNNPEVDLVGADRAPARDIGFVGSIKWHENGSFDRRALAALARDALAVPGADEDTPLIAVSRSGFTVDGLSATYGPEQLMEAWGSGA; encoded by the coding sequence ATGACAGGCTTCGTAGGCCGCAAGTCCGAGCTGGCCGCACTCGACCGGCACCTGGCCTGGATCCGGGACGGCCGAGGCGATCAGCGCGGCAGAGCACTGCTGCTCCGCGGCCGACGCCGGGTCGGGAAGTCTCGCCTCGTCGACCTCTTCTGTGAACGCGCAGGCGTTCCGTACGTCGTGCATCAGGCCACCCGGGGCGAGGACGCGCAGCGGGAACGCGCCCGGTTCCTCGGCGAGGTCCGCCACTCCTCGCTGCCCGAGACGGCTCTCCTGGCAGGCGTCACCACCGTCGCCGACTGGGACACCGCCCTGCGCCAGCTCGCCGCGGTCCTCCCGGACGACTCCCCCAGCATCGTCGTGCTGGACGAGCTGCCCTGGATGCTCGAAGGCGACCCGGTTCTGGAAGGCACCCTGCAGACCGTGTGGGACCGCGTGCTGAGCCGCAAGCCCGTGCTGCTCGTGCTGATCGGCAGCGACCTCGCCATGATGGAGCAGCTCTCCGCCTACGGCCGCCCCTTCCACCAACGAGGGGTCGAGATGGTGCTGTCGGCCCTCTCGCCGTACGAGGTCATGGCAATGACCGGACTGCCTGCGGCGGACGCCTTCGATGCCCACCTGATCACCGGCGGTCTGCCCCTCATCTGTCAGGAGTGGCGGGACGGGGAGAGCCGCGGTGACTTCCTGGCCCGAGCTCTCGACGACCCCACCTCCCCGCTGCTCGTCTCCGGCGAGCGTGTACTGGCCGCCGAGTTCCCCACCGCCCTCCAGGCCAGACATGTGCTCTCCGTGATCGGGAGTGGTGAGCGGACCTTCGGGACCATCGCCGCGAAGGCCGGGTCCGCCGACCGGCCGCTCCCGCCCGGTTCGCTCAACCCTGCGCTGCGTACCCTCACCGACAAGCGGCTCGTCGCCGTCGACACCCCGTTGTCCGTCCGACCCGGAGACCGGGACCGCCGATACCGCGTCGCAGACCCCTACCTCCGCTTCTGGCTCGCCTTCCTGGAACGGGGAATCTCCGAGGTCGAGCGCGGGCGGGGGCGCCTGGTGGCCGAGGCGGTCGAGCGCGGCTGGACCTCCTGGCGCGGGCGGGCGATCGAACCCGTGGTGCGGGAGTCGCTGGCCCGGCTGCTCCCCGACGAGACGTGGCCCGAGGTGCGGGAGGTGGGCGGCTGGTGGCCTCGTACGAACAATCCCGAGGTAGATCTGGTGGGGGCCGATCGGGCGCCCGCCCGTGACATCGGTTTCGTCGGCTCGATCAAGTGGCACGAGAACGGCTCCTTCGACCGCCGCGCACTGGCCGCGCTCGCCCGCGACGCTCTCGCCGTCCCCGGGGCGGACGAGGACACTCCGTTGATCGCCGTGTCCCGGTCCGGGTTCACGGTGGACGGGCTCTCGGCGACGTACGGGCCCGAGCAGCTCATGGAGGCCTGGGGTTCCGGCGCTTGA
- a CDS encoding DUF397 domain-containing protein has translation MSPSSHIPPVLTGAAWRASSYSGGQGNCVEAATNLPAHLPVRDSKRPTGPTIVFSHDAWHTFIAHLS, from the coding sequence ATGAGCCCCAGCTCTCACATACCCCCCGTTCTCACGGGAGCGGCATGGCGCGCCAGCAGCTACAGCGGCGGTCAAGGCAACTGCGTCGAGGCGGCCACCAACCTCCCCGCCCACCTCCCCGTCCGCGACAGCAAGCGTCCCACCGGCCCCACAATCGTCTTCAGCCACGACGCCTGGCACACCTTCATCGCACACCTGAGCTGA
- a CDS encoding helix-turn-helix transcriptional regulator: MPTVKPSTVLGRQLGDELRRFREAAGVSMAEAAEALDCTKGKISRLENGHVPVRTPDLAALMHAYRVKDPETRDRLSAMALRANRRRREGWWHQYGSVLGDSYRDQIELEAICDSVRTYEVQLIPGLLQTAEYGRAVTVASRAWQTAEEIDQFVQVRLARQQRLMGDEPMELWAVLAEGVLRQHVGGPSVMHAQLEHLAGMAERPNITVQVLPFSRGAHSGMFGPYLLLSFPQVTSLDLVLTETPTGNIWMEREPEVAYYRGLFDDARTTALPPTESLAMIRRIAKEYRA; encoded by the coding sequence ATGCCTACTGTCAAACCATCCACCGTGCTCGGACGCCAACTCGGCGATGAACTCCGCAGGTTCCGCGAGGCGGCAGGTGTGTCCATGGCGGAAGCCGCCGAGGCCCTCGACTGCACCAAGGGGAAGATCAGCCGATTGGAGAACGGGCACGTACCCGTCCGCACACCTGATCTGGCAGCACTCATGCACGCCTACCGGGTGAAGGATCCGGAGACACGCGACCGCCTCAGCGCCATGGCCCTGCGGGCCAACCGGCGGCGCCGCGAAGGATGGTGGCATCAGTACGGCTCAGTACTTGGGGACTCGTATCGGGACCAGATCGAGTTGGAGGCCATCTGCGACAGCGTCCGGACATACGAGGTGCAGCTGATTCCCGGACTTCTCCAGACTGCGGAGTACGGCCGCGCGGTGACGGTCGCTTCGCGCGCCTGGCAGACAGCCGAGGAGATCGACCAGTTCGTTCAGGTGCGACTCGCGAGGCAGCAGCGCCTCATGGGTGACGAGCCGATGGAACTCTGGGCAGTGCTGGCAGAAGGCGTTCTCAGGCAGCACGTTGGCGGCCCTTCGGTGATGCACGCACAACTGGAGCACCTGGCCGGGATGGCTGAGCGGCCCAACATCACCGTCCAGGTATTGCCGTTCTCGCGCGGCGCGCACTCGGGTATGTTCGGCCCGTACCTGCTACTGAGCTTTCCCCAGGTGACGTCGCTCGACCTCGTGCTGACGGAGACCCCAACCGGAAACATCTGGATGGAGCGTGAGCCGGAAGTCGCTTACTACCGAGGGCTCTTCGACGACGCACGCACCACGGCACTGCCACCGACGGAATCACTCGCCATGATCCGCCGCATCGCCAAGGAGTACCGAGCATGA